From a single Nocardioides sp. dk884 genomic region:
- a CDS encoding M13 family metallopeptidase yields MSILDDARPGMNPDIRPQDDLFGHVNGRWLEETEIPADRSSWGPFVQLADAAETHVREIIEHLAAGGAPSAADASAAEDARKIGDLFASFMDTERIDALGLAPAQPLLDAVASLREVRDVAPLLGELERLGGHGLFGSYVSTDARNSERYLFHLSQGGLGLPDESYYREDKFAEIRATYVDYLTRLLSLAGHADPEGAARTTLELDTRLAAGHWERAETRDVQKTYNLLGEAELKELCPAFDWDSYITNLGGDDQTVAEVIVRQPSFFAHLSGLLSEVPLADWQAWLTTRVLRSVAPYLTDDFVETNFDFYGRTLNGTPELRARWKRGVSLVEGAVGEAVGREYVARHFPPRAKAMMDELVANLIEAYRRSITELDWMTEETKQRAFAKLDTFRPKIGYPEKFRDYSALTVTRDDLLGNVAAVSAFETDRQLAKIGSPVDRDEWFMLPQTVNAYYNPGTNEICFPAGILQKPFFSPDAHPAENYGGIGAVIGHEIGHGFDDQGAQYDPLGNLEDWWTPADKAAFEVKTKALIEQYDGFSPRSLPGEKVNGALTVGENIGDLGGLTIAHRAYLISQGGSASVEDRRTLFSNWAFVWRTKRRREQEQQYLTVDPHSPPEFRANIVRNLDEFHEVFETRPGDGLWLEPEARVRIW; encoded by the coding sequence GTGAGCATCCTCGACGACGCCCGCCCGGGCATGAACCCCGACATCCGGCCCCAGGACGACCTCTTCGGCCACGTCAACGGACGCTGGCTGGAGGAGACCGAGATCCCTGCGGACCGCTCGAGCTGGGGGCCGTTCGTGCAGCTGGCCGACGCGGCCGAGACCCACGTGCGCGAGATCATCGAGCACCTCGCCGCCGGCGGCGCCCCGAGCGCCGCTGACGCCAGCGCGGCCGAGGACGCCCGCAAGATCGGCGACCTGTTCGCCTCCTTCATGGACACCGAGCGCATCGACGCCCTCGGTCTCGCCCCGGCCCAGCCGCTGCTCGATGCCGTCGCCTCGCTGCGCGAGGTCCGCGACGTCGCCCCGCTGCTCGGCGAGCTGGAGCGCCTCGGCGGGCACGGCCTGTTCGGCTCCTACGTCAGCACCGACGCTCGCAACTCCGAGCGCTACCTGTTCCACCTCAGCCAGGGCGGCCTGGGCCTCCCCGATGAGTCCTACTACCGCGAGGACAAGTTCGCCGAGATCCGCGCGACGTACGTCGACTACCTCACCCGGCTGCTGAGCCTTGCCGGCCACGCCGACCCCGAGGGCGCCGCGCGCACCACCCTCGAGCTCGACACCCGGCTGGCCGCCGGCCACTGGGAGCGCGCCGAGACCCGCGACGTGCAGAAGACCTACAACCTGCTCGGCGAGGCCGAGCTCAAGGAGCTCTGCCCGGCGTTCGACTGGGACTCCTACATCACCAACCTCGGCGGTGACGACCAGACGGTCGCCGAGGTGATCGTGCGCCAGCCGTCGTTCTTCGCCCACCTCTCCGGTCTGCTCAGCGAGGTCCCGCTCGCCGACTGGCAGGCCTGGCTGACCACCCGGGTGCTGCGCTCGGTCGCGCCGTACCTCACCGACGACTTCGTCGAGACCAACTTCGACTTCTACGGCCGCACCCTCAACGGCACCCCCGAGCTGCGCGCGCGCTGGAAGCGCGGCGTCTCGCTCGTCGAGGGCGCGGTGGGCGAGGCCGTGGGCCGCGAGTACGTCGCGCGCCACTTCCCGCCGCGCGCCAAGGCGATGATGGACGAGCTGGTCGCCAACCTGATCGAGGCCTACCGCCGCTCGATCACCGAGCTCGACTGGATGACCGAGGAGACCAAGCAGCGGGCCTTCGCCAAGCTCGACACCTTCCGGCCCAAGATCGGCTACCCCGAGAAGTTCCGCGACTACAGCGCGCTCACGGTGACCCGCGACGACCTGCTCGGCAACGTCGCGGCGGTCTCCGCGTTCGAGACCGACCGCCAGCTGGCCAAGATCGGCAGCCCCGTCGACCGCGACGAGTGGTTCATGCTCCCGCAGACCGTCAACGCCTACTACAACCCCGGCACCAACGAGATCTGCTTCCCCGCCGGCATCCTGCAGAAGCCGTTCTTCAGCCCCGACGCCCACCCCGCGGAGAACTACGGCGGCATCGGCGCGGTCATCGGCCACGAGATCGGCCACGGCTTCGACGACCAGGGCGCGCAGTACGACCCGCTGGGCAACCTCGAGGACTGGTGGACCCCCGCCGACAAGGCCGCGTTCGAGGTCAAGACCAAGGCGCTCATCGAGCAGTACGACGGGTTCTCCCCGCGCAGCCTGCCCGGCGAGAAGGTCAACGGCGCGCTGACCGTCGGGGAGAACATCGGCGACCTCGGTGGCCTGACCATCGCGCACCGCGCCTACCTGATCTCCCAGGGCGGCAGCGCCTCGGTGGAGGACCGGCGCACGCTGTTCTCCAACTGGGCCTTCGTGTGGCGCACCAAGCGCCGCCGCGAGCAGGAGCAGCAGTACCTCACCGTCGACCCGCACAGCCCGCCGGAGTTCCGCGCCAACATCGTGCGCAACCTCGACGAGTTCCACGAGGTGTTCGAGACCCGTCCTGGGGACGGCCTGTGGCTCGAGCCCGAGGCGCGGGTGCGCATCTGGTGA
- a CDS encoding NADPH:quinone oxidoreductase family protein, with the protein MRAVQVITTTGPTDIELRDVPEPKAGPGEVLVDVHSVGVSFPDLLLSRGEYQLRPEPPFTLGVDFAGTVAALGPGAEERFAVGDRVAGVGGYGGAAEQVVNPVDFTFALPEALSYDEGAALPMNYLTAQFALDERAGLRAGETVLVHGAAGGVGTATLQVARGMGARTIAVVSTPEKGDFARAAGADDVVLLEGFREAVGELTGGRGVDVVLDPVGGDAFTDSLRVLAPLGRLLVVGFASGQGIPQVKVNRLLLNNVDVRGVGWGAYAMARAGYLQQQWAALVPMIASGAVRPPVGTTYPLEDFGRALIDMDERRTLGKSVVRVR; encoded by the coding sequence ATGCGAGCCGTCCAGGTCATCACCACCACCGGTCCCACCGACATCGAGCTGCGCGACGTACCCGAGCCGAAGGCCGGGCCCGGGGAGGTGCTCGTCGACGTGCACAGCGTCGGGGTCTCCTTCCCCGACCTGCTGCTGAGCCGCGGGGAGTACCAGCTGCGCCCCGAGCCGCCGTTCACCCTCGGCGTCGACTTCGCGGGCACCGTGGCCGCGCTCGGCCCGGGCGCGGAGGAGCGTTTCGCGGTCGGTGACCGGGTCGCCGGGGTGGGCGGGTACGGCGGCGCGGCCGAGCAGGTCGTCAACCCGGTGGACTTCACCTTCGCGCTCCCCGAGGCGCTGTCGTACGACGAGGGCGCGGCGCTGCCGATGAACTACCTCACCGCCCAGTTCGCCCTCGACGAGCGGGCCGGGCTGCGCGCCGGGGAGACGGTGCTGGTGCACGGCGCCGCCGGCGGGGTCGGTACGGCGACCCTCCAGGTGGCCCGCGGGATGGGCGCCCGCACGATCGCGGTGGTCAGCACCCCCGAGAAGGGCGACTTCGCCCGGGCGGCGGGCGCCGACGACGTGGTGCTGCTCGAGGGGTTCCGGGAGGCGGTAGGCGAGCTGACCGGGGGACGCGGCGTCGACGTCGTGCTCGACCCGGTGGGCGGCGACGCCTTCACCGACTCGCTGCGGGTGCTCGCGCCGCTCGGGCGGCTCCTGGTCGTCGGGTTCGCCTCCGGCCAGGGGATCCCGCAGGTGAAGGTCAACCGGCTGCTGCTCAACAACGTCGACGTCCGCGGCGTCGGCTGGGGCGCCTACGCGATGGCGCGCGCGGGCTACCTGCAGCAGCAGTGGGCGGCGCTGGTGCCGATGATCGCCAGCGGCGCGGTGCGCCCGCCGGTGGGCACGACGTACCCGCTCGAGGACTTCGGGCGCGCGCTCATCGACATGGACGAGCGGCGCACGCTGGGCAAGTCGGTCGTGCGCGTCCGCTGA
- a CDS encoding DUF2470 domain-containing protein, whose amino-acid sequence MSTFPAEVVEAVCRHMNDDHTDDSLLIVRAFALPEASAAVMTGADGDSGHFRATTPAGEQDVRVPWPGAPITERAEIRREVVALYDAACARLGVERRPEH is encoded by the coding sequence GTGAGCACCTTCCCCGCCGAGGTCGTCGAGGCCGTCTGCCGCCACATGAACGACGACCACACCGATGACAGCCTGCTGATCGTGCGCGCCTTCGCGCTGCCCGAGGCGAGTGCCGCCGTGATGACCGGCGCCGACGGCGACAGCGGTCACTTCCGGGCGACCACCCCGGCCGGCGAGCAGGACGTGCGGGTGCCGTGGCCGGGGGCGCCGATCACCGAGCGCGCCGAGATCCGCCGCGAGGTCGTCGCGTTGTACGACGCCGCGTGCGCGCGCCTCGGGGTGGAGCGCCGCCCGGAGCACTGA
- a CDS encoding M15 family metallopeptidase, which yields MGLRQTLAAGGMAGVLALAAACAESPSESPEGSGPPAAERGSGSAPTVDDQDPKSPDTSAASTADNPFAEYAVERPGPLRERLLSADILISTEETIPRETVQRIRRLPGVTAVEPLSVALVSVEDRVLSVAAVDAAGYRRFTGLATAEEQAVWDRVAGGEIAVRPALQARLPLDEQDFVRLGSEEGSPSAHVGAWAPQVPTIDAVVNERWAEELGMEPGNALVVSTTITAPQAIRGPVKRILGANASVQLLDIATRLGLDPDAVQTAVVVGTVADAVGSFSYRTLGGGRIAPDPAWVASHISTEAVPILGTMTCNRAIFPQLRAALEEVVASGLAGEIHPEEYAGCYYPRFIAGTTTLSNHSFGLAFDINVPGNQRGTAGELHRGVVAIFQKWGFAWGGDWRWTDPMHFELARLVDPD from the coding sequence ATGGGACTGCGGCAGACACTCGCCGCCGGCGGCATGGCCGGCGTGCTGGCCTTGGCCGCAGCGTGCGCGGAGTCGCCGTCCGAGAGCCCCGAGGGCTCCGGGCCGCCCGCGGCCGAGCGCGGATCGGGGTCCGCACCCACCGTCGACGACCAGGATCCGAAGAGCCCCGACACCTCCGCGGCCTCCACCGCGGACAACCCGTTCGCCGAGTACGCCGTGGAGCGGCCCGGTCCGCTGCGCGAGCGGCTGCTCTCCGCCGACATCCTGATCTCCACCGAGGAGACGATCCCGCGCGAGACGGTGCAGCGGATCCGCCGGCTGCCGGGCGTGACGGCGGTGGAGCCGTTGTCGGTGGCGCTGGTGAGCGTCGAGGACCGGGTGCTGTCGGTGGCCGCGGTCGACGCGGCGGGCTATCGCCGCTTCACCGGGCTCGCGACCGCGGAGGAGCAGGCGGTCTGGGACCGGGTGGCCGGCGGCGAGATCGCGGTGCGCCCGGCACTGCAGGCGCGGCTGCCCCTCGACGAGCAGGACTTCGTGCGCCTCGGCAGCGAGGAGGGCTCGCCCAGCGCCCACGTCGGGGCGTGGGCGCCGCAGGTGCCGACGATCGATGCGGTGGTCAACGAGCGCTGGGCCGAGGAGCTCGGCATGGAGCCGGGCAACGCCCTCGTGGTCTCCACGACGATCACCGCCCCGCAGGCGATCCGCGGGCCGGTCAAGCGGATCCTCGGCGCCAACGCCTCCGTGCAGCTCCTCGACATCGCGACCCGCCTCGGCCTGGACCCCGACGCCGTACAGACAGCGGTCGTGGTCGGCACCGTCGCCGACGCGGTCGGGTCCTTCAGCTACCGCACTCTCGGCGGCGGCCGGATCGCGCCCGACCCGGCCTGGGTGGCCAGCCACATCAGCACCGAGGCGGTGCCGATCCTCGGGACGATGACCTGCAACCGGGCGATCTTCCCCCAGCTGCGCGCGGCGCTCGAGGAGGTCGTGGCCAGCGGGTTGGCGGGCGAGATCCACCCCGAGGAGTACGCCGGGTGCTACTACCCCCGCTTCATCGCCGGCACGACGACGCTGTCCAACCACTCCTTCGGCCTCGCCTTCGACATCAACGTCCCCGGCAACCAGCGCGGCACCGCCGGCGAGCTGCACCGCGGCGTCGTCGCGATCTTCCAGAAGTGGGGCTTCGCCTGGGGCGGCGACTGGCGCTGGACCGACCCGATGCACTTCGAGCTCGCCCGGCTGGTCGACCCGGATTGA
- a CDS encoding 2-phosphosulfolactate phosphatase → MSRGSPGLRGGTQPAHTQRQAVRFDWGLPGALAQDTDVTVVVDVLSFTTTLTLALEHGIEVFPFGSNDLRATNYALTRGAMLAVGRGRALPGEVSLSPSSLSSADLGMHRLVLPSPNGSSICFALAAARPGSTVLAASLRNADAVADAVREEVAAGRTVTLVAAGERWPDRSLRPAVEDLWGAGAVLRKLTARGVDDLSVEARVAASAYDAVAGTLRRDLLDCASGRELCDRGFARDVEIAAGTGSRVVPRLRGESFAP, encoded by the coding sequence GTGAGCCGCGGCTCCCCGGGCCTGCGAGGCGGGACGCAGCCGGCGCACACCCAGCGCCAGGCCGTCCGCTTCGACTGGGGTCTGCCCGGGGCGCTCGCCCAGGACACCGACGTGACGGTGGTGGTGGACGTGCTCTCGTTCACCACCACGCTCACCCTCGCGCTCGAGCACGGGATCGAGGTCTTTCCGTTCGGCTCGAACGACCTGCGCGCGACCAACTATGCGCTGACCCGCGGCGCCATGCTGGCGGTCGGGCGGGGGCGGGCGCTGCCCGGTGAGGTCAGCCTGTCGCCGAGCTCGCTGTCCAGCGCCGATCTCGGCATGCACCGGCTGGTGCTGCCCTCCCCGAACGGCTCCTCGATCTGCTTCGCCCTGGCCGCCGCCCGGCCGGGCAGCACCGTCCTCGCCGCCTCGCTGCGCAACGCTGACGCGGTCGCCGACGCGGTGCGCGAGGAGGTGGCGGCCGGGCGCACGGTGACCCTCGTCGCGGCCGGCGAGCGCTGGCCGGACCGCTCGCTGCGCCCCGCGGTCGAGGACCTCTGGGGTGCGGGGGCCGTGCTGCGGAAGCTGACCGCGCGCGGGGTGGACGACCTCAGCGTCGAGGCGCGCGTCGCGGCCTCGGCGTACGACGCGGTGGCGGGCACGCTGCGCCGTGACCTGCTCGACTGCGCGAGCGGGCGCGAGCTCTGCGACCGGGGCTTCGCCCGCGACGTCGAGATCGCCGCCGGCACCGGCAGCCGCGTGGTCCCCCGGCTGCGCGGCGAGTCCTTCGCCCCCTGA
- a CDS encoding alpha/beta hydrolase fold domain-containing protein → MSWQMRTVGALMRATRKRRFADPDGGPALLARPKGPADPPAWLRRRCVVETDVVEGYDVHRVRAPGTAPGAPALVYLHGGAYVSEIVRQHWSLVADLATAPGPGVEVVVPIYGLAPQHHAADALRLTGAALGGLLGEDRPVHLAGDSAGAGLALALALHHRPAAPGLLRGLTLMAPWLDLRMANPGIDAVEPHDPWLARPALHAVARSWAGGLPLTDPRVSPVLATDEALAALPPVELWVGTRDITLPDTRLLAERLRAAEVAVRLHEEPGAIHVHPLLPVPEGRAARRELVRRAVGSLAVAPA, encoded by the coding sequence GTGTCGTGGCAGATGAGGACCGTGGGCGCGCTGATGCGCGCCACGCGCAAGCGGCGCTTCGCCGACCCCGACGGCGGCCCGGCGCTGCTCGCGCGGCCCAAGGGGCCCGCTGACCCGCCCGCGTGGCTGCGTCGTCGCTGCGTCGTGGAGACCGACGTCGTGGAGGGCTACGACGTGCACCGGGTGCGGGCGCCCGGGACCGCGCCGGGAGCGCCGGCACTGGTCTACCTGCACGGCGGTGCCTACGTGAGCGAGATCGTGCGCCAGCACTGGTCGCTCGTCGCGGACCTGGCGACCGCGCCGGGACCCGGCGTCGAGGTGGTGGTGCCGATCTACGGGCTGGCGCCGCAGCACCACGCCGCCGACGCGCTGCGCCTGACCGGTGCGGCGCTGGGAGGTCTGCTCGGCGAGGACCGCCCGGTGCACCTCGCCGGCGACTCCGCCGGCGCCGGTCTGGCACTCGCGCTGGCCCTGCACCACCGCCCGGCCGCGCCCGGACTGCTGCGCGGCCTCACCCTGATGGCGCCCTGGCTCGACCTGCGGATGGCCAACCCCGGCATCGACGCCGTCGAGCCGCACGACCCCTGGCTGGCGCGGCCGGCGTTGCACGCCGTGGCCCGGTCCTGGGCCGGCGGGCTGCCGCTCACGGACCCGCGGGTGAGCCCGGTGCTGGCCACCGACGAGGCCCTGGCCGCGCTGCCGCCGGTCGAGCTGTGGGTCGGCACGCGCGACATCACGCTGCCCGACACCCGCCTGCTGGCCGAGCGGCTGCGCGCCGCGGAGGTCGCCGTACGACTGCACGAGGAGCCGGGCGCCATCCACGTCCACCCGCTCCTGCCCGTGCCCGAGGGCCGGGCCGCGCGCCGGGAGCTCGTACGCCGAGCGGTCGGCTCCCTGGCCGTCGCGCCCGCGTAG
- a CDS encoding pentapeptide repeat-containing protein: MPPARKSTRPPQIDDLRLGTLAEGDPADLRRNADLESVRYADLTLRHLDLTGAVLASTQLSSVSADETDLKGARLSEVHLDRVVMPVVRAARGQWRDVRVSGRLGSLEAYESQWRSVHFVGCKLSFVNLRGAELLDVAFTDCLIEELDLSSAKARRVRLTDTRVAQLDVRGSTLSDLDLRGADLAVVDGLLDLRGATVSPDQLSRLAPALADALGIRVER; this comes from the coding sequence TTGCCCCCCGCCCGCAAGTCCACCCGGCCGCCCCAGATCGACGACCTCCGGCTCGGCACCCTCGCCGAGGGTGACCCCGCGGACCTGCGGCGGAACGCCGACCTGGAGTCGGTGCGGTACGCCGACCTCACCCTGCGCCACCTCGACCTGACCGGCGCCGTGCTGGCGTCCACCCAGCTGAGCAGCGTCTCCGCCGACGAGACCGACCTCAAGGGCGCCCGGCTCTCGGAGGTGCACCTGGACCGCGTCGTCATGCCGGTCGTGCGTGCCGCGCGCGGGCAGTGGCGCGACGTACGCGTGAGCGGGCGACTGGGGTCTCTGGAGGCCTACGAGTCGCAGTGGCGCTCGGTGCACTTCGTCGGGTGCAAGCTGAGCTTCGTCAACCTGCGCGGCGCCGAGTTGCTCGACGTGGCGTTCACCGACTGCCTGATCGAGGAGCTCGACCTCAGCAGCGCCAAGGCGCGGCGGGTGCGGCTCACCGACACCCGGGTGGCGCAGCTCGACGTCCGCGGCAGCACGCTGAGCGACCTCGACCTGCGCGGCGCCGACCTCGCGGTCGTCGACGGGCTGCTCGACCTGCGCGGCGCGACCGTCAGCCCGGACCAGCTCTCCCGGCTCGCGCCGGCGCTCGCCGACGCCCTAGGAATCCGCGTCGAGCGCTGA
- a CDS encoding HNH endonuclease signature motif containing protein: MQAVAEHPVSRCVAEMAASLAAVRDVDAAYLPAAAHRDALVELTRLSGQLEELRMRVIDAAGGPGGLAQDDGARTAAAWLASRTLTGYGAARRAELLASAVSQRWGRVGEALADGRMRVEQAHVIVKALDDLPTDEVDADVLDRAEAHLVALAETYEPRKLELLASRILEVVAPEHYDELERQALERAQRRANNATRLTIHPRGDGASDVKARVPDAVASRLRTLLEAWASPRHAGSSGDISGRDPATGARLTQERLMGLAFCSLLESVDPARLPVHGGASTQIVITIDLEALRSGLGHGTLATSGDRETPVSVGEVRRLACHAGIVPAVLGSRSEVLDLGRSSRLFSPAQRRAALLRRHTCAGEGCTIPATWCEAHHRRDPWSRGGTTDLDDLEFLCLWHHQRAHDPTYTTERLASGDVRFARRT; encoded by the coding sequence ATGCAGGCGGTGGCGGAGCACCCGGTGAGCCGGTGCGTGGCCGAGATGGCCGCGTCGCTGGCGGCCGTGCGCGACGTCGACGCGGCGTACCTGCCCGCCGCGGCGCACCGTGACGCGCTGGTCGAGCTCACCCGGCTCAGCGGCCAGCTCGAGGAGCTGCGGATGAGGGTCATCGACGCCGCCGGCGGTCCCGGTGGGCTGGCGCAGGACGACGGGGCGCGCACGGCGGCGGCCTGGCTGGCCTCGCGCACGTTGACCGGGTACGGCGCCGCGCGGCGGGCCGAGCTGCTGGCCTCGGCGGTCTCGCAGCGCTGGGGGCGGGTGGGAGAGGCGCTGGCCGACGGTCGCATGCGCGTCGAGCAGGCCCACGTCATCGTGAAGGCGCTCGACGACCTGCCGACCGACGAGGTGGACGCCGACGTGCTCGACCGTGCGGAGGCCCACCTGGTGGCGCTCGCGGAGACCTACGAGCCGCGCAAGCTCGAGCTGCTCGCCAGCCGCATCCTCGAGGTGGTGGCCCCCGAGCACTACGACGAGCTCGAGCGCCAGGCCCTGGAGCGCGCCCAGCGGCGCGCCAACAACGCCACCCGTCTCACCATCCACCCCCGCGGCGACGGTGCGAGCGACGTCAAGGCCCGGGTCCCCGACGCGGTCGCCTCACGCCTGCGCACCCTGCTGGAGGCCTGGGCCTCGCCGCGGCACGCCGGGTCCAGCGGCGACATCAGTGGACGCGACCCGGCCACCGGCGCGCGGCTGACCCAGGAACGCCTCATGGGCCTGGCCTTCTGCTCCCTGCTGGAGTCCGTCGACCCGGCGCGGCTTCCCGTCCACGGTGGCGCGTCCACCCAGATCGTCATCACCATCGACCTGGAGGCCCTGCGCAGCGGCCTCGGGCACGGCACCCTTGCGACCAGCGGCGACCGCGAGACCCCGGTCAGCGTCGGGGAGGTACGCCGCCTCGCCTGTCACGCCGGGATCGTCCCGGCCGTGCTCGGCAGCCGCAGCGAGGTGCTTGACCTCGGTCGCAGCAGCCGGCTCTTCAGCCCCGCCCAACGCCGGGCCGCGCTCCTGCGCCGCCACACCTGTGCCGGTGAGGGCTGCACGATCCCGGCCACCTGGTGCGAGGCCCATCACCGCCGCGACCCCTGGTCCCGCGGCGGCACGACCGACCTCGACGACCTCGAGTTCCTGTGCCTGTGGCACCACCAGCGCGCCCACGACCCGACGTACACCACCGAACGGCTGGCCAGCGGCGACGTACGGTTCGCGCGGCGGACGTGA
- a CDS encoding SHOCT domain-containing protein, whose translation MDFWDVFWLIVWSFFFISYLIILFHIVVDLFRDRDLSGIAKAMWVLALLVLPALTALVYLVVRGRGMAGRDRQAAEQAAQATDNYIRSVAGTSPAEQIATAKQLLDTGAITEEEYDVLKSRALAAA comes from the coding sequence ATGGACTTCTGGGACGTCTTCTGGCTCATCGTCTGGTCGTTCTTCTTCATCTCCTACCTGATCATCTTGTTCCACATCGTCGTCGACCTCTTCCGCGACCGGGACCTCTCCGGCATCGCCAAGGCGATGTGGGTCCTGGCGCTGCTGGTGCTGCCGGCGCTCACCGCGCTGGTCTACCTGGTCGTGCGGGGCCGAGGCATGGCCGGCCGCGACCGGCAGGCGGCGGAGCAGGCCGCGCAGGCGACCGACAACTACATCCGCTCGGTCGCGGGGACCTCCCCGGCCGAGCAGATCGCCACCGCCAAGCAGCTGCTCGACACCGGCGCGATCACCGAGGAGGAGTACGACGTCCTGAAGTCCCGGGCGCTCGCGGCCGCCTGA
- a CDS encoding TetR/AcrR family transcriptional regulator, with protein sequence MSLTTRERVLDAAVVMTTEEGWAKVTMARLADRVGVSRQTVHNEMGTKAGLAEAMVQRELQRFLSEVSAAFDAHPDDLVAAVRAASLGVLEHAQDNRLLHAVVSATHGADTELLPLLTTHSASLLAGAKAVVALRVAAYDVALVPVELDAGIDMIVRVVLSHVMQPSGTPAATADSIAWVAARVLGAEVPGR encoded by the coding sequence ATGTCCCTGACCACTCGCGAGCGAGTCCTCGATGCTGCGGTGGTGATGACGACCGAGGAAGGCTGGGCGAAGGTCACCATGGCCCGGCTCGCCGACCGGGTCGGGGTCAGCCGGCAGACGGTGCACAACGAGATGGGCACCAAGGCCGGCCTGGCCGAGGCGATGGTCCAGCGCGAGCTCCAGCGGTTCCTCAGCGAGGTCAGCGCGGCCTTCGACGCGCACCCCGACGACCTGGTCGCCGCGGTGCGCGCGGCCTCCCTCGGCGTGCTCGAGCACGCTCAGGACAACCGGCTGCTGCACGCGGTCGTCTCCGCCACCCACGGCGCGGACACCGAGCTGCTGCCGCTGCTGACCACCCACTCGGCGTCGCTGCTCGCCGGCGCCAAGGCGGTGGTCGCGCTCCGGGTCGCGGCGTACGACGTGGCGCTGGTGCCGGTCGAGCTCGACGCCGGTATCGACATGATCGTCCGGGTCGTGCTCAGCCACGTCATGCAGCCCTCCGGTACGCCCGCCGCCACCGCCGACTCGATCGCGTGGGTCGCCGCGCGGGTGCTGGGCGCCGAGGTGCCGGGCCGTTAG